The Chryseobacterium sp. JV274 sequence AAAGAAATTAGAAGCCGAATTCGGATATAAATATTTTGAAAATTTTGATGAATTGCTTGAGCAGATTGACGTGCTTGATATTGTCACTCCCACAGTTTATCATTATGATTATGCTTTAAAAGCCATTGAAAAAGGGCTGCATTTCTTTATTGAAAAACCGGTAACCCAGACTCTTGAGCAGGCAGAAGAAATTTTACGTTTATGCCAGGAAAAAGGAATTAAAGCACAGGTAGGACACGTTGAGAGATACAATCCTGCTTTTATTGCCACTAAGGAATATATCAGCAATCCGATGTTTATTGAAATCCACAGACTGGCAGAATTCAATCCCCGCGGGACAGACGTTTCTGTAGTACTGGACCTTATGATCCATGATCTGGATATTCTATTGAGCATGGCTAAATCTAAGGTTAAAAACATTCATGCAAGCGGTGTTTGTGTGGTAAGCAAGACTCCGGATATCGCCAATGCAAGGATAGAGTTTGAAAACGGATGTGTTGCCAATCTTACGACTTCCAGAATTTCTATGAAGGCGATGAGAAAAAGCAGATTCTTCCAGAAAGATGCTTATATCTCTGTAGACTTCCTTGAGAAAAAGGCCGAAGTGATCAGAATGAAAGATGCTCCTGAAAACCCTACTCCATTTGATATGATCATTGAAAATGCAGATGGAGAAAAGAATCAGATCTTGTTTGAATACCCAAATATTCAGTCCAACAATGCTATTTTGGATGAGTTAAATTCTTTCGCAGATGCCATCACCAGTGGTAA is a genomic window containing:
- a CDS encoding Gfo/Idh/MocA family protein gives rise to the protein MLKAGLVGAGHLGKIHLKLLNQSDRYEFVGFHDKDVENGKKLEAEFGYKYFENFDELLEQIDVLDIVTPTVYHYDYALKAIEKGLHFFIEKPVTQTLEQAEEILRLCQEKGIKAQVGHVERYNPAFIATKEYISNPMFIEIHRLAEFNPRGTDVSVVLDLMIHDLDILLSMAKSKVKNIHASGVCVVSKTPDIANARIEFENGCVANLTTSRISMKAMRKSRFFQKDAYISVDFLEKKAEVIRMKDAPENPTPFDMIIENADGEKNQILFEYPNIQSNNAILDELNSFADAITSGKNVEVSLEDGTEALKIALQIMKLIS